One Alphaproteobacteria bacterium LSUCC0396 genomic region harbors:
- a CDS encoding DUF2889 domain-containing protein, whose protein sequence is MMSRANPQANPAIHTPYGADHSTELSPPAVERELVHQRQITLNGYVRNDGLFDIEAALTDHKTYPFPSDFRGEVTPDLPVHHMILRITITKERVITAAEAITVTGPYAVCPKANEVFHELVGLKIGPGWRRQVQAAIGGRHGCTHITELLGPVATIAYQTMYGQEARERRTGATFTDADKQRERSHLLNSCVGYADDRE, encoded by the coding sequence ATGATGAGCCGAGCTAACCCACAAGCAAATCCCGCAATTCACACGCCTTACGGCGCGGATCATTCAACCGAATTAAGCCCGCCGGCGGTCGAGCGCGAGCTGGTTCATCAACGCCAGATCACGCTAAATGGCTATGTGCGCAATGATGGGCTGTTTGATATCGAGGCCGCGCTGACCGATCATAAAACCTATCCGTTTCCCAGTGATTTTCGCGGCGAGGTTACGCCTGATTTGCCGGTTCACCATATGATCCTGCGCATCACCATTACCAAGGAACGCGTCATCACCGCGGCCGAGGCCATCACGGTAACCGGCCCTTATGCGGTTTGCCCCAAGGCCAATGAAGTGTTTCACGAGCTTGTTGGGCTGAAGATTGGCCCGGGATGGCGGCGTCAGGTTCAAGCAGCAATCGGCGGACGGCACGGCTGTACGCATATTACCGAATTGCTGGGCCCTGTTGCGACCATCGCCTATCAGACAATGTATGGGCAAGAGGCGCGTGAACGGCGCACCGGCGCAACATTCACCGATGCCGACAAGCAGCGCGAGCGCAGTCACCTGCTGAATAGTTGCGTTGGCTATGCCGATGACCGCGAATAG
- a CDS encoding BolA family protein, with product MATADTIAQKLTAGLNPQEIDVQDVSHKHAGHAGWREGGGTHFEVTIKAAAFAGKSRLQRHRMVNAVLADDLANSIHALEMHLSD from the coding sequence ATGGCAACGGCAGATACTATAGCGCAAAAATTGACCGCCGGGTTAAATCCGCAGGAAATTGACGTGCAGGATGTCAGTCATAAGCACGCAGGTCACGCTGGCTGGCGCGAGGGTGGCGGCACGCATTTTGAGGTTACCATCAAGGCTGCGGCCTTTGCTGGCAAATCCCGTCTACAGCGGCACCGGATGGTTAATGCAGTGCTGGCTGACGATCTTGCCAACAGCATTCATGCGCTCGAAATGCATCTAAGCGACTAG
- a CDS encoding DnaJ domain-containing protein, whose protein sequence is MRRATVPEFKIDQRQNDSEPRRCAAIGCRDEGVYPAPKSRDALRDYIWFCLDHIRAYNKSWNYYDGLQGAALEAEIRRATTWERPSWKFATGQPSENHFDDPLGLFDFDNRDEAKSRRKLTAEERAAWKTLNLAPIEDFDIVKKQYKRLVKENHPDKNGGDAHAEERLKDINLAYSLLRKTLANGGKSAAS, encoded by the coding sequence ATGAGACGCGCCACCGTACCAGAGTTTAAGATTGATCAGCGGCAAAATGATAGCGAGCCGCGGCGCTGTGCGGCTATTGGCTGCCGCGATGAGGGCGTTTATCCGGCGCCAAAATCGCGCGATGCACTGCGCGATTACATCTGGTTCTGCCTTGACCATATCCGCGCTTATAATAAATCATGGAACTATTATGACGGGCTTCAGGGCGCCGCACTTGAAGCTGAAATCCGGCGCGCGACAACTTGGGAGCGGCCAAGCTGGAAATTTGCCACCGGCCAGCCAAGCGAAAATCATTTCGATGACCCGTTGGGATTGTTTGATTTCGACAATCGGGACGAGGCAAAATCGAGGCGTAAATTAACCGCTGAAGAACGTGCCGCATGGAAAACCTTAAACTTGGCACCGATCGAGGATTTTGATATTGTCAAAAAACAGTATAAGCGTCTGGTAAAGGAAAACCACCCTGATAAAAATGGGGGTGACGCACATGCCGAAGAACGGCTAAAAGATATTAACCTTGCCTATTCATTACTTCGGAAAACACTTGCCAATGGTGGCAAATCTGCCGCCAGCTAA
- the cobS gene encoding cobaltochelatase subunit CobS, with protein MSDNAKFAPTPAHPMSAPDITVNARDVFGIDVDMEVPAFSEGSDYVPGLDPNYQFDTDTTIAILAGFGFNRRVMIQGYHGTGKSTHIEQVAARLNWPCIRVNLDSHISRIDLIGKDAIVLRDGKQVTEFREGILPWALQNPVALVFDEYDAGRADVMFVIQRVLEVDGKLTLLDSNKVIHPHPHFRLFATANTVGLGDTTGLYHGTQQINQGQMDRWSIVSTLNYLPHADEVNIVTAKLPQYADKKGSEQVAAMVRMADLTRKGFMSGDLSTVMSPRTVITWAENTSIFGDMTLAFRLSFLNKCDEIERPTVAEYYQRCFGIDLPEAPIRQATAS; from the coding sequence ATGTCTGATAACGCGAAATTTGCGCCGACCCCAGCCCATCCTATGTCGGCGCCCGACATTACGGTCAATGCCAGAGATGTTTTTGGTATTGATGTCGATATGGAAGTTCCGGCTTTTAGCGAAGGCTCTGACTATGTGCCGGGTCTCGATCCGAACTATCAATTCGACACTGACACCACAATCGCTATTTTGGCAGGCTTTGGCTTTAACCGCCGGGTGATGATCCAAGGCTATCACGGCACCGGCAAATCGACCCATATCGAACAGGTTGCCGCACGGCTGAACTGGCCGTGTATCCGGGTCAATCTTGACAGCCATATCAGCCGGATTGATCTCATCGGCAAGGACGCAATTGTGCTGCGCGATGGTAAACAGGTTACCGAATTCCGTGAAGGCATTCTGCCATGGGCATTGCAGAACCCCGTCGCACTGGTATTTGATGAATATGACGCTGGCCGCGCCGATGTGATGTTTGTGATCCAGCGCGTTCTTGAGGTAGATGGCAAGCTGACCCTGCTGGATAGCAACAAGGTAATCCATCCACATCCACATTTCCGGCTTTTTGCAACTGCTAATACCGTTGGCCTTGGCGACACAACAGGCCTTTACCATGGCACCCAGCAGATCAACCAAGGCCAGATGGACCGCTGGTCAATCGTTTCTACATTGAATTATCTGCCACATGCGGACGAGGTCAATATTGTGACTGCGAAACTGCCACAATATGCCGACAAAAAAGGCAGTGAGCAGGTGGCCGCGATGGTTCGCATGGCTGACCTCACCCGAAAAGGCTTTATGTCAGGTGACCTATCAACCGTTATGTCACCACGTACAGTGATTACATGGGCGGAAAACACCAGCATCTTTGGCGATATGACATTGGCATTCCGGCTGAGCTTTTTGAACAAATGTGACGAAATCGAGCGGCCAACTGTTGCTGAATATTATCAGCGTTGTTTTGGCATTGATTTGCCCGAAGCACCAATCCGGCAAGCCACTGCCAGCTAG
- the cobT gene encoding cobaltochelatase subunit CobT, with protein sequence MSSFDKDAQFLKSNAAAMRALAGGKEHQVTYAGTDTHVGKDDVRLPALPPTATAAQKASLRGAADGAALWLAHHNPMTHKKHCPAPDGAKAIFESAERARVEAIGARHMKGVGANLDAALNQRYENRQIDAPGSADDAGIAEVVRLLLREELTGSPPPKNLSMVMDLWRPWVKSRAGDLIDELGQSLDDQPAFAELSRRLIGALESDLGDATSDEDQDSDNEDDQDEGGDSQSEQDGEQSAVGEDQSEGNDSQSMDDAGDAGASEDGEMMDSEGADDGSSDGESPNSDMQGYQSKSGAATDGYRIFETKFDEVIAATDLCDAQELDRLRVMLDRHMENVTSIVGKLANRLQRKLMAHQNRSWDFDLEEGMLDAAKLHRVVTQPLSPLSYKQEQDTKFRDTVVTLLLDNSGSMRGRPITIAAVTADILARTLERCGVKVEILGFTTRAWKGGQSRELWQQAGKPPMPGRLNDLRHIIYKPADVPWRRARKSLGLMLREGILKENIDGEALLWAHDRLLARHEDRRIMLVISDGAPVDDSTLSVNSGSYLEKHLREVIGYIEGRSPVELLAIGIGHDVTRYYRRAVTITDVDQLGGAVVGQLTDLFDEDANKRSRRVA encoded by the coding sequence ATGTCGTCATTTGACAAGGATGCACAATTTCTGAAATCAAACGCCGCAGCGATGCGGGCACTTGCTGGTGGCAAAGAACATCAGGTCACCTATGCTGGCACTGATACTCATGTTGGCAAGGATGATGTGCGGCTTCCGGCATTACCGCCAACCGCCACCGCTGCGCAAAAGGCCAGCCTTCGCGGGGCCGCGGATGGGGCCGCGCTATGGCTCGCCCATCACAACCCGATGACCCATAAAAAACATTGTCCGGCACCCGACGGCGCCAAGGCGATTTTCGAATCGGCTGAACGTGCCCGGGTCGAGGCGATTGGCGCGCGTCACATGAAGGGTGTTGGCGCGAATTTGGATGCCGCGCTAAATCAGCGTTATGAAAACCGGCAGATTGACGCACCGGGCAGCGCCGATGATGCCGGCATTGCCGAAGTTGTAAGGCTGTTACTGCGCGAAGAGCTGACCGGATCGCCGCCGCCGAAAAACCTTTCAATGGTGATGGATTTATGGCGGCCTTGGGTCAAGAGCCGGGCTGGCGACCTGATTGACGAGCTTGGCCAGTCGCTGGATGACCAGCCTGCCTTTGCCGAATTATCGCGCCGCCTGATTGGGGCGCTTGAGTCTGATCTTGGCGATGCGACCTCTGATGAGGATCAGGATTCGGACAATGAAGATGATCAGGACGAAGGCGGCGACAGCCAGTCCGAACAGGATGGCGAGCAATCTGCGGTTGGCGAAGATCAAAGCGAGGGCAATGACAGCCAGTCAATGGATGATGCTGGTGATGCCGGCGCGTCCGAAGATGGTGAGATGATGGATTCCGAAGGCGCCGATGATGGCAGCAGTGACGGCGAGTCTCCCAATTCCGATATGCAGGGCTATCAAAGCAAAAGTGGTGCGGCAACTGATGGTTACCGCATTTTTGAAACAAAGTTTGATGAGGTGATTGCCGCTACGGACCTTTGTGATGCGCAGGAACTTGACCGGCTTCGCGTGATGCTTGACCGGCATATGGAAAACGTCACCTCGATCGTTGGTAAGCTGGCAAACCGTTTGCAGCGGAAATTGATGGCGCACCAGAATCGCTCATGGGATTTTGATTTAGAAGAGGGCATGCTGGATGCAGCCAAGCTGCACCGCGTGGTCACCCAGCCATTAAGCCCGCTATCTTACAAGCAAGAACAAGACACAAAATTCCGCGATACGGTGGTGACACTCCTGCTGGATAATTCAGGATCAATGCGCGGCCGCCCAATTACCATTGCGGCCGTGACAGCTGATATTCTGGCGCGCACGCTGGAACGTTGCGGGGTAAAGGTTGAAATCCTGGGCTTTACCACCCGTGCGTGGAAAGGTGGTCAATCACGCGAATTATGGCAACAGGCCGGCAAGCCACCAATGCCCGGCCGTTTGAACGACCTACGGCATATCATATACAAGCCAGCCGATGTGCCATGGCGGCGGGCGCGCAAATCGCTTGGCCTGATGCTGCGTGAGGGCATCCTAAAAGAGAATATTGATGGAGAAGCGCTGCTATGGGCGCATGACCGGCTGCTGGCCCGCCATGAAGACCGGCGCATCATGCTGGTAATTTCGGATGGGGCGCCGGTTGATGATTCGACCCTATCAGTCAATAGCGGCAGCTATCTTGAAAAGCATCTGCGCGAAGTCATCGGCTATATTGAAGGACGCTCGCCAGTTGAATTGCTGGCCATTGGCATCGGCCATGACGTTACCCGCTATTACCGGCGAGCTGTCACCATCACCGATGTTGATCAGCTTGGCGGCGCCGTTGTTGGGCAATTGACCGATCTGTTTGACGAGGATGCCAATAAACGTAGTCGCCGCGTGGCCTGA
- the rpmB gene encoding 50S ribosomal protein L28 → MAKRCQISGKTVMSGNNVSHANNRTRRRFLPNLQSTRMQSEILGRQFSLRVSTSAMRTVEKHGGLDAYLLQARNAELAVEAQELKREITAAQASE, encoded by the coding sequence ATGGCAAAACGTTGTCAAATTTCTGGAAAGACTGTGATGTCTGGCAATAACGTCAGCCATGCGAACAATCGCACGCGCCGTCGTTTCCTGCCGAATCTGCAATCTACCCGTATGCAAAGCGAAATTCTTGGCCGTCAGTTTAGCCTGCGCGTGTCAACAAGCGCTATGCGCACAGTAGAAAAGCATGGTGGCCTTGACGCCTATTTGCTGCAGGCACGCAATGCCGAGTTGGCCGTTGAAGCCCAAGAGCTTAAGCGTGAGATTACCGCAGCACAGGCTAGCGAATAA
- a CDS encoding ribbon-helix-helix domain-containing protein: MKVKQNIKLVNVRTSIVLEAAIWDTIGEILDRENLDLNSFCQMVDKRRRGYDLTSAILVVVVIYFRSWANNWQFSELARPAHNQFNAPDAELPPTPLLPNVLKSFHKGLSHI, translated from the coding sequence GTGAAGGTCAAACAAAACATAAAATTGGTGAACGTACGAACGTCGATTGTTTTAGAGGCCGCAATCTGGGACACAATTGGCGAAATTCTTGATCGAGAGAATCTCGACCTTAATAGTTTTTGCCAAATGGTCGATAAACGCCGTCGGGGGTATGACCTTACCTCGGCGATACTGGTCGTTGTTGTGATCTATTTTCGTAGTTGGGCTAACAACTGGCAATTCTCAGAGCTAGCCAGACCGGCGCACAACCAGTTTAACGCCCCCGATGCCGAACTGCCGCCAACACCGCTATTACCCAACGTCCTTAAATCTTTTCACAAAGGGCTTTCGCATATTTGA
- a CDS encoding quinone-dependent dihydroorotate dehydrogenase → MWGLLAKVAKCLPAEAAHRAAVITLHHNLGPRPAPLTATASLKVSVAGLDFANPLGLAAGFDKNAACFNGAMQLGFGHVEVGTITPKPQPGNPKPRVFRLPKHKAVINRYGFNSHGMEAAAQNLQQMAAARTGILGVNVGANKTSPAPIDDYHHAVARLARYADYITLNISSPNTPGLRNLQTKQHLADLLAAGRSGLDDAGLDPALPAKPIFLKIAPDLHPGDLAAIVESCVEAGVSGIIATNTTLARPEYLDGAYADEVGGLSGAPLFEAATAILADVSRLSNWRLGLIGAGGVAHGWQAYAKILVGADLVQLYSGLALEGPHLPGQILRQLAAMMDADGVGAPDQIKGQIADPVAAIKYAKALCEKI, encoded by the coding sequence ATGTGGGGGCTGCTGGCAAAAGTGGCAAAATGCCTGCCAGCCGAGGCTGCACATCGGGCAGCAGTTATTACGCTTCATCATAATCTGGGGCCGCGTCCAGCCCCGTTGACAGCCACGGCAAGCCTCAAGGTTTCAGTGGCTGGCCTCGATTTTGCCAATCCGCTGGGGCTGGCGGCAGGCTTTGATAAGAATGCGGCCTGTTTTAACGGCGCAATGCAGCTTGGTTTTGGCCATGTTGAGGTGGGCACTATCACCCCAAAGCCCCAGCCCGGGAATCCAAAACCGCGCGTGTTCCGACTGCCAAAACATAAGGCCGTGATCAATCGCTATGGATTTAATAGCCACGGCATGGAAGCCGCCGCGCAAAATCTGCAACAGATGGCGGCGGCCCGTACAGGTATTTTAGGGGTTAATGTTGGCGCAAATAAAACCAGCCCCGCACCGATTGATGATTACCATCACGCGGTGGCAAGGCTGGCACGCTATGCTGATTATATTACGCTGAATATTTCATCGCCGAATACGCCCGGATTGCGTAATTTGCAGACCAAGCAGCATCTTGCTGATTTGCTGGCGGCAGGGCGTTCCGGGCTTGATGATGCAGGGCTTGATCCGGCGTTGCCAGCCAAGCCAATCTTTTTGAAGATTGCGCCTGATCTTCATCCGGGTGATCTGGCGGCGATTGTTGAAAGCTGTGTCGAGGCTGGTGTCAGCGGTATCATTGCCACGAATACGACGCTGGCGCGGCCTGAATATCTCGATGGTGCCTATGCTGATGAGGTTGGTGGCCTGTCGGGGGCGCCCCTGTTTGAGGCGGCGACAGCGATCCTTGCTGATGTCAGCCGCCTAAGTAACTGGCGGCTTGGGCTGATCGGTGCTGGCGGTGTTGCGCATGGCTGGCAGGCTTATGCAAAAATCCTTGTCGGTGCTGATCTGGTTCAGCTCTACAGCGGCTTGGCCCTAGAAGGGCCGCACTTGCCTGGCCAGATATTGCGCCAGCTTGCCGCGATGATGGATGCTGACGGGGTTGGAGCACCCGACCAGATTAAGGGCCAGATTGCTGATCCTGTTGCTGCCATCAAATATGCGAAAGCCCTTTGTGAAAAGATTTAA
- a CDS encoding lysine--tRNA ligase, which translates to MMMSDLIAKMQEIATDAKAWPFAEARALASRMEKLASSRGKNGQGSKDEVLFETGYGPSGLPHIGTFGEVVRTSMVRHAYETLTGQKTRLICFSDDMDGFRKIPDNVPNHDMLAAYLHMPLTKVKDPFGTAPSFGQHNNLRLQAFLDSFGFDYEFMSSTDCYCAGKFDTALLQVLDRYDAIMDIMLPTLGPERQATYSPFFPICPDTGKVLQAKVIDRNVSAGTITYIDPDSGAEREIGITGGQTKLQWKCDWAMRWFALGVDYEMSGKDLIDSVTQSGKITRALGGTPPAGISYELFLDVNGEKISKSKGNGLSVEDWLRYGSPESLSLFMYSQPKRAKRLHFDVIPKTVDEYYQHLGKLPEQSDAEQLENPLWHIHSGVPSQTGLPVSFTLLLNLAAVCHAEDPQIVWAYVSDYASDVTAQTHPELDRMIGYAVNYYQDMVRPHKVYRLADADEAGHLTALKSQLATLDDDTGAEAIQSIVYATGKAANYENLREWFKCLYEVLLGQSEGPRMGSFFALYGREKSIQLIEDALAGKLVQPADRG; encoded by the coding sequence ATGATGATGAGTGACCTAATCGCGAAAATGCAAGAGATTGCAACCGATGCCAAGGCGTGGCCCTTTGCCGAAGCTCGTGCCCTTGCTAGCCGTATGGAAAAGCTGGCTAGCTCAAGGGGTAAAAATGGTCAGGGCAGTAAAGATGAAGTGCTGTTTGAAACCGGCTATGGACCATCAGGCTTGCCGCATATTGGCACTTTTGGTGAGGTCGTCCGCACGAGCATGGTACGGCATGCCTATGAAACGCTGACCGGCCAGAAAACCCGTCTGATCTGTTTTTCCGATGATATGGACGGGTTTCGCAAAATACCTGACAATGTGCCCAATCACGACATGCTGGCGGCCTATCTCCATATGCCGCTGACCAAGGTCAAAGATCCGTTTGGGACGGCGCCTTCGTTTGGCCAGCATAATAACCTGCGTTTGCAGGCGTTTCTCGATTCGTTCGGTTTCGATTATGAATTCATGAGTTCGACTGATTGCTATTGTGCCGGCAAATTTGATACCGCCTTGCTGCAGGTTTTGGACCGGTATGACGCCATTATGGATATCATGCTGCCAACTCTTGGGCCCGAACGTCAGGCAACCTACAGCCCGTTTTTCCCGATCTGCCCCGATACCGGTAAAGTGCTGCAGGCCAAGGTCATTGATCGCAATGTCAGCGCTGGCACAATCACCTATATTGACCCCGATAGTGGCGCCGAACGTGAAATCGGCATCACTGGTGGTCAAACCAAATTACAGTGGAAATGTGACTGGGCGATGCGCTGGTTTGCGCTAGGTGTTGATTATGAAATGAGTGGCAAGGATTTGATTGATTCGGTAACCCAGTCGGGCAAGATTACCCGGGCTTTGGGCGGCACCCCGCCAGCCGGCATTTCCTATGAATTATTCCTTGATGTGAATGGCGAAAAAATCTCCAAATCGAAAGGCAATGGCCTGTCGGTTGAAGATTGGTTGCGCTATGGCAGCCCTGAATCGTTGTCGCTGTTTATGTATAGCCAGCCAAAGCGCGCCAAGCGGCTGCATTTTGACGTGATTCCAAAGACGGTTGATGAATATTACCAGCATCTTGGCAAATTGCCCGAACAGAGTGATGCCGAACAGCTGGAAAATCCGCTGTGGCATATTCATAGCGGGGTGCCAAGCCAGACAGGTCTGCCGGTTAGCTTTACCTTGCTGTTAAATTTGGCGGCGGTTTGTCATGCTGAAGATCCGCAAATCGTCTGGGCCTATGTCAGCGATTACGCCAGTGATGTCACCGCGCAAACCCATCCCGAACTGGACCGGATGATTGGCTATGCGGTCAATTATTATCAGGATATGGTGCGTCCTCATAAGGTTTACCGGCTTGCCGATGCGGATGAGGCTGGCCATCTTACCGCGCTGAAATCCCAACTTGCCACGCTGGATGATGATACTGGCGCCGAGGCAATTCAGTCGATTGTATATGCCACTGGCAAGGCGGCAAATTACGAGAATTTACGCGAATGGTTCAAATGTCTTTATGAGGTGCTTCTCGGCCAATCTGAGGGGCCGCGAATGGGCTCTTTCTTTGCGCTTTATGGCCGTGAAAAAAGCATCCAATTGATCGAGGACGCGCTGGCTGGAAAGCTTGTTCAACCGGCGGATCGTGGCTAA
- a CDS encoding ATP-dependent DNA helicase: MHDPNSISLPDLHGVPVFYPHGTQLIWISQNGEITHPNRSALAAELALGVVLLCHRRWSAARAGVEIDHYLDVMELFAFVRPARFALPTPAGLAQQLGLARPQNGEDMAALLPQIAFRLLDDLAAAPDDAHQEAGRIATMMTAGGWNWGPYILAHLGLPMPPAGPPDSRLAMIWNRLADYTDYTPQAEPGTQPVLPDAARQRLAEMLGSNSELREPQADYAAAVAASFDRPDAGPAPAMVLAEAGTGTGKTLGYLAPATLWAEKNGGTVWISTYTRTLQHQIADELTRLYPDANTRASKVVIRKGRENYLCLLNLEEALMQMPGRPRNATALGLMARWAEASRDGDLTGASFPAWLLDLLGRAQTIGLADRRGECIHAACTHYNRCFVEKSIRGAKRADIVVTNHALVMVQAAYAGKDDRRTPTRYVFDEGHHVFDAADSAFSAYLSGREAAELRHWVRGGEDGRRGRARGLKRRLEDIVAGDDRALADIEAALEAARALPGQGWENRLSSAQPLGAGETFFMHLRAAIYLRVSDPDSLYDLQSELYPAPDNVVAAARDFAAALAALAAPLTQLVKWLVKYLDDNADQLDSIQRARIEGAIRGLELRAGGPLGAWQTMLADVGGGARDGFVDWMQIDRLDGQDRDVGLARHWLDPTIPFAHSVLDTAHGVTITSATLQDHAAPRQSSDSVSSADNSIQPVAPAGKPPHDGWQSAIALTGAAHMDHAAMRVSFSSPFDYANQTRILVVNDLDRDRPEATASAMAALMIAAGGGGLGLFTAIRRLCAVYPALASRLETAGLPLYAQHIDQMNLQTLLAMFREDPASCLLGTDAVRDGIDVPGAALRLIVFDRMPWPRSDILFSARAKWQGREAWTERQTRLKLRQAFGRLIRRNDDRGVFVMLDSRLPTRMTTAFPPDVDVQRIGLAEAIAQTKDFLG; the protein is encoded by the coding sequence ATGCATGATCCAAATTCCATATCACTTCCCGATCTTCATGGTGTGCCGGTATTCTATCCGCATGGTACCCAGCTCATCTGGATTAGTCAGAATGGCGAAATCACCCACCCCAACCGGTCGGCGCTTGCTGCTGAGCTGGCTTTGGGGGTGGTGCTATTATGTCACCGCCGCTGGAGCGCCGCGCGCGCAGGTGTCGAAATTGATCATTACCTAGATGTGATGGAACTTTTTGCCTTTGTCCGGCCGGCACGATTTGCCCTGCCAACACCGGCAGGACTTGCCCAGCAATTAGGCCTGGCACGTCCCCAAAATGGTGAGGACATGGCGGCGTTGTTGCCGCAAATCGCCTTTCGCCTGCTTGACGATCTGGCCGCAGCCCCCGATGACGCCCACCAGGAAGCCGGCAGGATTGCCACCATGATGACCGCTGGTGGCTGGAATTGGGGGCCTTATATTCTGGCGCATTTGGGACTGCCAATGCCGCCAGCAGGCCCACCCGACAGCCGCCTTGCGATGATCTGGAACCGGCTTGCTGATTATACTGATTATACCCCTCAAGCCGAACCCGGCACCCAGCCAGTGCTTCCCGATGCAGCACGTCAGCGCCTTGCTGAAATGCTTGGCAGCAATTCTGAATTACGCGAACCGCAGGCGGATTATGCTGCCGCCGTCGCCGCCAGTTTTGACCGGCCTGATGCAGGGCCAGCCCCGGCGATGGTGCTGGCCGAGGCCGGTACGGGAACCGGCAAAACGCTGGGTTATCTTGCGCCCGCAACATTATGGGCCGAAAAAAATGGCGGTACTGTCTGGATTTCGACCTACACGCGCACGCTGCAACATCAAATCGCCGATGAATTAACACGGCTTTATCCCGACGCCAATACGCGCGCATCAAAGGTGGTAATCCGCAAAGGCCGCGAAAATTATCTGTGCCTGCTGAACCTTGAAGAAGCGCTGATGCAGATGCCCGGACGACCGCGCAATGCCACCGCATTGGGGCTAATGGCGCGCTGGGCAGAGGCAAGCCGCGATGGTGATCTGACTGGCGCCAGCTTTCCAGCATGGTTGCTGGATTTACTGGGGCGGGCACAAACGATCGGGCTTGCTGACAGACGCGGCGAATGTATTCATGCAGCCTGCACGCATTACAATCGCTGCTTTGTCGAAAAATCAATTCGCGGGGCCAAACGTGCTGATATTGTTGTTACTAATCATGCGTTGGTGATGGTGCAGGCAGCCTATGCCGGCAAGGATGACCGGCGCACACCAACGCGTTATGTGTTCGATGAGGGGCATCATGTTTTTGATGCTGCCGATAGTGCCTTTTCTGCCTATTTAAGCGGACGTGAAGCAGCAGAATTGCGGCATTGGGTTCGGGGCGGTGAAGATGGACGGCGCGGGCGCGCCCGTGGGTTAAAACGGCGGCTGGAAGATATTGTCGCCGGTGATGATCGCGCACTGGCCGATATCGAGGCCGCGTTGGAGGCGGCGCGCGCGCTACCCGGACAAGGCTGGGAAAATCGGCTATCATCTGCCCAGCCCCTTGGTGCTGGTGAAACATTTTTCATGCATCTTCGCGCCGCGATTTATCTTCGGGTGAGTGACCCCGACAGTCTTTATGATCTGCAAAGCGAGCTTTATCCGGCACCGGATAATGTTGTTGCTGCCGCGCGCGATTTCGCCGCTGCATTAGCGGCACTTGCGGCGCCCCTGACGCAGCTGGTTAAGTGGCTGGTCAAATATCTTGATGATAATGCCGATCAACTGGACAGCATCCAGCGCGCGCGAATTGAAGGGGCTATCCGCGGATTGGAATTGCGGGCAGGTGGCCCGCTTGGCGCATGGCAGACCATGCTTGCTGATGTTGGTGGCGGTGCGCGTGACGGATTTGTTGATTGGATGCAAATTGACCGTCTTGACGGGCAGGATCGTGATGTTGGGCTTGCGCGGCACTGGCTTGATCCGACAATTCCATTTGCGCACAGCGTTCTTGATACAGCGCACGGGGTCACCATCACATCGGCAACCTTGCAAGATCATGCCGCTCCGCGGCAATCATCAGACTCTGTATCCAGCGCTGATAACTCTATCCAGCCCGTCGCGCCAGCCGGTAAGCCGCCACATGATGGCTGGCAATCAGCCATTGCCCTGACAGGTGCGGCACATATGGATCATGCCGCGATGCGGGTTAGTTTTTCATCGCCATTTGATTACGCCAATCAAACCCGCATTCTGGTGGTCAATGATCTCGACCGTGACCGCCCCGAAGCCACCGCAAGCGCGATGGCAGCATTAATGATTGCAGCTGGCGGCGGCGGTCTTGGGCTGTTTACAGCAATCCGGCGGCTGTGCGCTGTTTATCCAGCATTGGCGAGCCGCTTGGAGACCGCAGGGCTGCCGCTTTATGCCCAGCATATTGATCAAATGAACCTGCAAACGCTGCTGGCAATGTTCCGCGAAGACCCGGCAAGCTGTCTGCTTGGCACGGATGCGGTGCGCGATGGTATTGATGTGCCCGGAGCGGCATTACGGCTGATTGTATTTGACCGGATGCCGTGGCCGCGAAGTGATATTCTATTTTCCGCCCGGGCAAAATGGCAGGGGCGTGAAGCCTGGACCGAGCGGCAAACACGCCTAAAGCTTCGGCAGGCGTTCGGCCGCCTGATCCGGCGCAACGATGATCGTGGCGTATTTGTGATGCTGGATAGCCGCCTGCCAACCCGCATGACAACAGCCTTTCCCCCTGATGTGGATGTGCAGCGTATCGGGCTTGCCGAGGCGATTGCCCAAACTAAAGATTTTCTTGGCTAA